One window from the genome of Amaranthus tricolor cultivar Red isolate AtriRed21 chromosome 9, ASM2621246v1, whole genome shotgun sequence encodes:
- the LOC130823683 gene encoding glucan endo-1,3-beta-glucosidase 5-like, with amino-acid sequence MGLNDRNKCMLVFCIIGACLVAGGVGLGVNWGLQATHPLPPEIVVKLLKDNGFNKVKLFEADHAALTALANSGIEVMVGIPNDMLASIAGNVQAAINWVNQNVSTFVSRTGVNIRYVAVGNEPLLKNYGDKFTHTAFPALQNIQAALIKAGLAQKVKATIPLNADVYQSDTNLPSGGNFRADIHTLMINIVKFLSNNAAPVVVNIYPFLSLNSDPNFPIDFAFFEGASHPIVDGSLTYNNVFEANYDTLISALEKNGFPNLPVIIGEVGWPTDGAPNANIENARKFNQGLITRILQGKGTPKRRTPPDVYIFSLIDEDAKSVDPGNFERHWGMFYYDGRIKYQLKMGSSRNLVPAKGVKYLAKKWCVMGPQVNPMDPRVSESISYACQFADCTSLGYGSSCGNLDARNNASYVFNMYYQTKNQSAGACNFNNMAITTTTDPSPNGCPFEIMIDVSKTLKDRNLRPSSSAMRLQKGLGVVLFVLAMSLSFGS; translated from the exons atgggtTTAAATGATAGAAACAAGTGTATGTTAGTATTTTGCATAATAGGGGCATGTTTGGTAGCAGGTGGGGTAGGGCTGGGTGTAAACTGGGGTTTGCAGGCAACACATCCATTACCACCAGAAATAGTAGTAAAATTGTTAAAAGATAATGGATTTAATAAAGTAAAACTATTTGAAGCTGATCATGCTGCTCTTACTGCTCTTGCTAATTCTGGGATTGAAGTTATGGTTGGTATTCCTAATGATATGTTAGCTTCTATTGCTGGTAATGTTCAAGCTGCTATCAATTGGGTTAATCAAAATGTTTCTACTTTTGTGTCTAGAACTGGTGTTAACATAAG ATACGTAGCAGTTGGAAATGAGCCATTGCTCAAAAATTATGGAGACAAATTTACCCATACAGCGTTTCCAGCACTCCAAAACATTCAAGCAGCCTTAATCAAAGCTGGATTAGCCCAAAAAGTTAAAGCAACAATCCCTTTAAATGCAGATGTTTATCAATCTGACACTAATCTTCCTTCAGGAGGAAATTTCAGGGCAGATATTCATACCCTTATGATCAATATAGTCAAATTCCTTAGCAACAATGCTGCCCCTGTTGTAGTTAACATATACCCATTTCTAAGCCTAAATAGTGACCCGAATTTCCCCATTGATTTTGCCTTTTTCGAGGGCGCATCCCACCCGATTGTTGATGGATCCCTTACCTACAACAACGTGTTTGAGGCTAACTACGACACCCTCATATCCGCCCTAGAGAAGAACGGCTTCCCTAACTTACCCGTCATCATAGGGGAAGTCGGGTGGCCAACTGATGGTGCACCTAATGCTAACATAGAAAATGCTCGGAAGTTTAACCAAGGTCTCATCACTAGGATCCTCCAAGGGAAGGGTACCCCTAAACGGAGGACACCCCCTGATGTTTACATCTTTTCGCTCATAGACGAAGATGCCAAGAGTGTTGATCCAGGGAATTTCGAGAGGCATTGGGGAATGTTCTATTATGATGGAAGGATCAAGTACCAACTAAAAATGGGTAGTTCTAGAAATCTTGTTCCTGCAAAAGGGGTAAAATATTTGGCTAAAAAATGGTGTGTAATGGGTCCACAAGTGAATCCTATGGACCCAAGAGTATCAGAAAGTATAAGCTATGCTTGCCAATTTGCAGATTGTACATCTCTCGGGTATGGCTCTTCTTGTGGCAATCTAGACGCGAGGAATAACGCGTCTTATGTGTTTAACATGTACTACCAGACTAAAAATCAGAGTGCAGGTGCCTGTAATTTCAATAACATGGCTATTACTACTACTACTGATCCTTCCCCAAACGGGTGTCCTTTCGAGATTATGATCGATGTTTCTAAGACGTTGAAAGATAGGAACCTGCGACCTTCTTCCTCAGCCATGAGGTTGCAAAAGGGGTTGGGTGTTGTCTTGTTTGTGCTGGCAATGAGCCTCAGTTTTGGTTCTTGA